The following is a genomic window from Nitrospirota bacterium.
ACAAGATTCCTGGGGCTTTGCATTTTTTTTGGTGTCTCAAAGAGGATGGAAACTGCCGTTGGAATGAGCATAACTTTTACCGCTGTCATGGTAATAAGTTCGGCCTTAAGCTGGATTGTCTTTAAATATATCATGATACCTTTTCAACTTGAATTCCTTAAGATTATTGTATTTATCGGCGTTATTGCCGCATTTGTGCAGTCTGCCGATACAATTATGAAAAAGGTGAGTCCTGCGATGTATCACAAACTCGGCATCTACCTTGCGCTGATTACCACCAACTGCATAATACTTGCAGTACCGCTGATAAACGCCGGGGAGGGTTATTCTTTTATAGAAAGCATGGCCTTCGGTCTTGGTTCCGGACTGGGTTTTGCGCTTGCGCTGGTTATTATGGCAAGCATACGCGAAAAGCTGGAATTGGCAGACATACCGGCGCCGTTTAAAGGAATGCCGA
Proteins encoded in this region:
- a CDS encoding NADH-quinone reductase, which encodes TRFLGLCIFFGVSKRMETAVGMSITFTAVMVISSALSWIVFKYIMIPFQLEFLKIIVFIGVIAAFVQSADTIMKKVSPAMYHKLGIYLALITTNCIILAVPLINAGEGYSFIESMAFGLGSGLGFALALVIMASIREKLELADIPAPFKGMPISFIVAGLIALAFTGFSGLITL